A single region of the Pontibacter kalidii genome encodes:
- the atpA gene encoding F0F1 ATP synthase subunit alpha, with product MAEVRPDEVSAILREQLSNFRTEAELEEVGTVLQVGDGVARIYGLSKAQSGELLEFENGLQALVLNLEEDNVGAVLLGDYSEIKEGATVRRTNRIASIKVGEGIVGRVVNTLGQPIDGKGPIAGEMYEMPLERKAPGVIYRQPVNEPMQTGIKAIDSMIPIGRGQRELIIGDRQTGKTAVAIDTILNQREFYDRGEPVFCIYVAVGQKASTVAQVVKALQEGGAMDYTVVVAASAADPAPMQFFAPFTGAAIGEFFRDTGRPALVVYDDLSKQAVAYREVSLLLRRPPGREAYPGDVFYLHSRLLERAAKINASDEIAQNMNDLPESIKHLVKGGGSLTALPIIETQAGDVSAYIPTNVISITDGQIFLETNLFNAGIRPAINVGISVSRVGGSAQIKSMKKVAGTLKLDQAQFRELEAFAKFGSDLDAATKLTIERGRRNLEILKQAQYSPVSVEEQVATIYAATNGLLDTVPVTEVRNFEKDFLRTLRAQYAGVLQALRAGKLDDETTAVIKQVAKETSAKYNK from the coding sequence ATGGCAGAAGTAAGACCTGACGAAGTATCAGCCATATTAAGAGAACAGCTGTCTAACTTCCGTACCGAGGCGGAACTGGAAGAAGTAGGTACTGTACTGCAAGTGGGTGACGGTGTCGCTCGTATCTATGGCCTTTCCAAGGCTCAGTCTGGTGAGCTTTTAGAGTTCGAGAACGGCCTGCAGGCACTCGTTCTGAACCTGGAGGAGGACAACGTAGGTGCCGTATTGCTCGGTGACTACAGCGAGATTAAAGAGGGCGCCACTGTAAGAAGAACCAACCGTATTGCCTCTATTAAAGTAGGTGAAGGTATTGTTGGCCGCGTTGTCAACACCCTGGGCCAGCCAATCGATGGCAAAGGCCCTATCGCCGGTGAGATGTACGAGATGCCACTGGAGCGCAAGGCTCCGGGCGTGATCTACCGCCAGCCGGTAAACGAGCCAATGCAAACTGGTATCAAGGCGATCGACTCCATGATTCCGATCGGCCGTGGCCAGCGTGAACTGATCATCGGTGACCGCCAGACAGGAAAGACTGCGGTTGCTATCGATACTATCCTGAACCAGCGTGAGTTCTACGACAGAGGCGAGCCCGTTTTCTGTATCTACGTAGCCGTTGGTCAGAAAGCTTCTACGGTAGCCCAGGTGGTGAAGGCCCTGCAAGAGGGTGGTGCCATGGACTATACTGTAGTAGTAGCTGCTTCTGCTGCTGACCCTGCTCCAATGCAGTTCTTCGCGCCGTTTACAGGTGCTGCCATCGGGGAGTTCTTCCGTGATACCGGCCGTCCTGCACTGGTGGTGTATGACGACCTTTCAAAGCAGGCGGTGGCTTACCGTGAGGTGTCCCTGCTGCTGCGTCGTCCGCCAGGGCGTGAGGCTTACCCAGGTGACGTGTTCTACCTGCACTCCCGCTTACTGGAGCGCGCCGCGAAGATCAACGCATCGGATGAGATCGCTCAGAACATGAACGACCTGCCAGAGTCTATCAAACACCTGGTGAAAGGTGGAGGCTCCTTAACAGCCCTTCCCATCATCGAGACGCAGGCTGGTGACGTTTCTGCCTATATCCCGACAAACGTGATCTCGATCACAGACGGTCAGATCTTCCTGGAGACAAACCTGTTCAACGCAGGTATCCGCCCGGCCATTAACGTGGGTATCTCGGTATCGCGTGTGGGTGGTTCTGCGCAGATCAAGTCGATGAAGAAAGTAGCCGGTACCCTGAAGCTGGACCAGGCGCAGTTCCGTGAACTGGAGGCTTTCGCCAAGTTCGGTTCCGACCTGGATGCCGCCACCAAGCTTACCATTGAGCGTGGTCGCCGCAACCTGGAGATCCTGAAGCAGGCGCAGTACTCGCCGGTATCAGTAGAAGAGCAGGTAGCAACCATCTACGCCGCCACAAACGGCCTGCTGGACACGGTGCCGGTAACGGAGGTGAGGAACTTTGAGAAAGACTTCCTGCGCACGCTGCGTGCCCAGTATGCAGGCGTCCTGCAGGCGCTGAGAGCCGGTAAGCTGGATGACGAGACAACTGCCGTTATCAAGCAGGTGGCGAAGGAAACTTCTGCCAAGTACAACAAATAA
- the pafA gene encoding alkaline phosphatase PafA, producing the protein MRYNRLLTSLGWAKATVAAVLLLSACAGTTPNAPVASNGSEHLNTEESPMLQRPKLVVGIVVDQMRYDYLYRYWSKYGNDGFKKILSQGFNFKNTQYSYVPTYTGPGHASIYTGSVPALNGIIGNSWYDRNQKKDIYCVEDNTVQTVGSSSNAGLMSPANLKTTTITDELRLATNKQAKVVGVALKDRGSILPAGHLANGAYWFDSQSGNWITSTYYQEQLPQWVQEFNNRKLADQYLSQPWETLLPLAEYTESTADDMPWERPLKGEEKPVFPHNVPAIRGKDFDLIRSVPAGNTITKDFALAALKGEELGKDDVTDFLTVSFSTPDYVGHAFGPNSIEAQDVFLRLDREMAELISTIEKEVGKGEVLFFLTADHGAAHVPAFLQEMKVPAGVGSSAIVRDSVDAYLDKTYGKADWIERYMNQQIYLNRAVIESKKLDIAEVQQRVANYVLRINGVMRAVPATTLQSSNWGTGMMARVENGYNAKRSGDVVLLLEPGWFEGYGKEPKGTTHGSQANYDTHVPLLWYGWQVKAGESDAQAEVADIAATLAAWLYIQEPNGSVGKPLQVYMK; encoded by the coding sequence ATGAGATACAACCGGTTATTGACGTCACTGGGATGGGCAAAAGCTACGGTAGCCGCTGTGCTGCTGCTAAGCGCCTGCGCCGGGACTACACCCAACGCACCTGTCGCATCCAACGGGAGCGAGCACCTGAATACAGAAGAGAGCCCGATGCTGCAGCGGCCAAAGCTGGTAGTAGGCATTGTGGTCGACCAGATGCGCTACGACTACCTGTACCGTTACTGGAGCAAGTATGGCAACGATGGCTTTAAGAAGATTCTGTCGCAGGGCTTTAACTTCAAGAACACACAGTACAGCTACGTGCCGACCTATACCGGCCCCGGACATGCCTCTATCTACACAGGAAGCGTGCCGGCCCTGAACGGCATCATCGGCAACAGCTGGTACGACCGGAATCAGAAGAAAGATATTTACTGCGTAGAAGACAATACCGTGCAAACCGTAGGCAGCAGCTCCAATGCAGGGTTGATGTCGCCGGCTAACCTCAAGACCACGACCATAACCGACGAGCTTCGCTTAGCCACAAACAAGCAGGCCAAAGTGGTGGGGGTGGCCCTGAAGGACAGGGGCTCCATACTTCCGGCCGGGCATTTGGCCAATGGCGCTTATTGGTTCGACTCGCAGAGCGGCAACTGGATCACGAGCACGTATTACCAGGAGCAGCTGCCACAGTGGGTGCAGGAGTTTAACAACCGCAAACTGGCGGATCAGTACCTGAGCCAGCCCTGGGAAACACTGTTGCCGCTAGCGGAGTATACCGAGAGCACCGCCGATGACATGCCATGGGAAAGGCCGCTGAAGGGCGAGGAGAAGCCGGTGTTCCCGCACAATGTGCCTGCCATCAGAGGGAAGGATTTTGACCTGATCCGTTCTGTACCTGCCGGTAACACCATTACCAAGGACTTTGCCCTGGCAGCCCTGAAAGGGGAGGAACTTGGGAAAGATGACGTAACCGATTTTTTGACGGTAAGTTTCTCCACGCCGGATTATGTAGGGCACGCTTTCGGACCGAACTCCATAGAGGCACAAGATGTATTCCTGCGCCTGGACCGTGAGATGGCGGAGCTGATCAGCACCATAGAAAAGGAGGTAGGAAAAGGTGAGGTACTTTTCTTCCTGACAGCCGACCACGGTGCCGCGCACGTGCCAGCCTTCCTGCAGGAGATGAAGGTACCGGCAGGAGTAGGCTCCTCTGCTATCGTACGCGATTCGGTGGACGCATACCTGGATAAAACCTATGGCAAAGCCGATTGGATAGAACGCTACATGAACCAGCAGATCTACCTGAACAGAGCCGTCATTGAAAGCAAAAAGCTGGACATAGCTGAGGTGCAGCAGCGAGTGGCAAATTACGTGCTGCGTATTAATGGCGTGATGCGCGCTGTGCCAGCCACGACCCTGCAGAGCAGTAACTGGGGCACCGGCATGATGGCCCGCGTGGAGAACGGCTACAACGCGAAGCGCTCCGGCGACGTGGTACTGCTGTTGGAGCCAGGCTGGTTCGAGGGGTACGGGAAAGAGCCGAAGGGCACCACGCACGGCTCCCAGGCCAACTACGACACCCACGTGCCGTTGCTGTGGTACGGCTGGCAGGTAAAGGCAGGCGAGAGCGACGCACAGGCAGAGGTGGCTGACATCGCGGCCACACTGGCAGCCTGGCTATACATTCAGGAGCCAAACGGAAGCGTGGGCAAACCTTTACAAGTATACATGAAATAA
- a CDS encoding F0F1 ATP synthase subunit B: MELVTPGIGLIFWQTVVFLLVLFLLGKFAWKPIMSALHERETSIENALSAAEKAKLEMQALKADNEKLLAEARMERDKILREASEAANNIVEASKQKANEEGARMIEQAREAIENEKRAAITEVKNMAASLSLEIAEQILRRELSDKTSQQALAQDYIREVTLN, translated from the coding sequence ATGGAATTAGTAACCCCTGGTATTGGTCTGATTTTCTGGCAGACGGTAGTGTTCCTACTCGTACTGTTCCTGCTTGGCAAGTTTGCTTGGAAGCCAATCATGAGCGCCCTTCACGAGCGCGAGACTTCTATCGAGAACGCCCTGAGCGCAGCGGAGAAAGCAAAGCTGGAGATGCAGGCGCTGAAAGCCGACAACGAGAAGCTGCTGGCTGAAGCCCGTATGGAGCGCGACAAGATTCTGAGAGAAGCTTCAGAGGCAGCCAACAACATTGTGGAGGCCTCCAAGCAGAAGGCGAACGAAGAGGGTGCCCGTATGATTGAGCAGGCTCGTGAGGCTATCGAGAACGAGAAGCGCGCCGCTATCACGGAAGTGAAAAACATGGCCGCCTCCCTATCGCTGGAGATCGCTGAGCAGATCCTGAGAAGAGAACTGAGCGACAAGACCTCACAGCAGGCGCTGGCGCAGGACTACATCCGTGAAGTAACGCTTAACTAA
- the atpG gene encoding ATP synthase F1 subunit gamma: MASLKEVRGRITSISSTQQITKAMKMVSAAKLRRAQDNILRMRPYAQRLSGILTNLSSMAEGSVTNPYAEKRDAVNNVLIIAVTSDRGLAGAFNSNIVKGVTALVSGKYKSQFEAGNVTILAIGRKGLDAFRKRGYNVIGDYSNVFATLSFDAVRVAAERAMAGFVAGEFDQVDLVYNEFKNVATQIVRQEQFLPIEEKPAEEADAEMTLIDYTFEPSKEQIVEELIPKSLKIQVYKAVLESNASEHGARMTAMDKATENAGELLKQLKLTYNRTRQAAITKEILEIVGGAEALASE, encoded by the coding sequence ATGGCAAGTTTAAAAGAGGTTAGAGGCCGCATTACATCGATCTCATCGACGCAGCAAATTACCAAAGCCATGAAAATGGTGTCGGCTGCTAAGTTACGGCGTGCACAGGACAACATACTGCGTATGCGCCCTTACGCACAGCGCCTGAGCGGCATCCTGACGAACCTGTCGTCTATGGCTGAGGGATCTGTAACAAACCCCTATGCGGAGAAGCGTGACGCCGTAAACAACGTGCTGATCATTGCGGTAACCTCTGACCGTGGTCTGGCGGGTGCCTTTAACTCCAACATTGTAAAAGGCGTGACGGCACTGGTAAGTGGCAAGTATAAAAGCCAGTTCGAGGCCGGTAATGTGACTATCCTGGCCATTGGCCGCAAAGGATTAGACGCCTTCCGCAAGAGAGGCTACAATGTGATAGGCGACTACAGCAACGTTTTCGCTACCCTGTCCTTCGACGCTGTGCGTGTTGCTGCGGAGCGTGCCATGGCCGGTTTTGTGGCAGGAGAGTTCGATCAGGTGGACCTGGTGTACAACGAGTTCAAAAACGTGGCAACGCAGATCGTGCGCCAGGAGCAGTTCCTTCCTATCGAGGAGAAGCCGGCTGAGGAGGCAGATGCGGAGATGACGCTGATCGACTATACCTTTGAGCCGTCTAAGGAGCAGATTGTGGAGGAGCTTATCCCGAAATCGCTGAAGATCCAGGTCTACAAAGCGGTGCTGGAGTCCAACGCCTCGGAACACGGTGCCCGTATGACAGCCATGGACAAGGCGACGGAAAACGCCGGCGAGCTACTGAAGCAGCTGAAACTGACTTACAACAGAACAAGGCAGGCCGCCATCACGAAGGAGATCCTCGAGATTGTTGGTGGTGCAGAGGCCTTAGCTTCAGAATAA
- the atpB gene encoding F0F1 ATP synthase subunit A: MKRLFVLLFSFLTLNAFAEAPAEGGEFEPGAMITHHIADDYTWHFADGAVVYLPVILVDNGEFKVFSSHNFYNESHETVPYDGYALDHGHIIKVDEAGEPLAEQAGLLDFSITKNVASMLVSVALLLGVFFVIAGRYKNNPKAAPRGVQSFFEPIIIFIRDEIAKANIGPKYERYMPYLLTVFFFIWFNNLLGLMPGGANLTGNIAVTLVLAVLTLLITIFSGNKSYWKHIFATPGVPTWLAPIMIPVELIGILTKPFSLMVRLFANITAGHIIILSLFSLIFIFESISVAPLSVAFSIFMMFLELFVALLQAYIFTLLSAMYFGGAVEEHDHVDDMGHGDGAHH, encoded by the coding sequence ATGAAGAGGTTATTCGTTCTATTGTTTTCCTTCCTTACGCTGAACGCTTTTGCTGAGGCACCTGCGGAGGGCGGTGAGTTTGAGCCAGGCGCTATGATCACGCACCACATCGCGGATGATTATACATGGCATTTTGCAGACGGTGCAGTAGTTTACCTGCCCGTTATACTGGTAGACAATGGTGAGTTCAAAGTATTCTCTTCTCACAATTTCTACAACGAGAGCCACGAGACAGTGCCCTACGACGGGTATGCGCTGGACCATGGCCATATTATTAAAGTAGATGAGGCCGGTGAGCCGCTGGCAGAGCAGGCAGGCTTGCTTGACTTCTCTATTACCAAGAACGTCGCCTCCATGCTGGTTAGTGTGGCGTTGCTGCTGGGTGTTTTCTTCGTGATCGCGGGCCGTTATAAGAACAACCCGAAGGCTGCCCCGCGCGGTGTTCAGTCTTTCTTTGAGCCAATCATCATTTTTATCCGCGACGAGATAGCTAAGGCGAACATCGGCCCGAAGTATGAGCGCTACATGCCCTACCTGCTCACTGTGTTCTTCTTTATCTGGTTTAACAACCTGCTGGGCCTGATGCCGGGCGGCGCTAACCTTACCGGTAATATTGCGGTAACGCTGGTGCTGGCAGTGCTTACCTTGCTTATCACCATCTTTAGCGGTAACAAGAGCTACTGGAAGCACATCTTTGCTACTCCTGGCGTGCCAACATGGCTTGCCCCGATCATGATCCCGGTGGAGCTCATCGGCATCCTGACAAAGCCATTCTCCCTGATGGTCCGACTTTTTGCCAACATCACAGCCGGCCACATCATCATTCTGTCGCTGTTCAGCCTGATCTTTATTTTCGAGAGTATATCGGTGGCGCCGCTAAGCGTGGCCTTCTCCATCTTCATGATGTTCCTGGAGCTGTTCGTAGCCCTGCTGCAAGCTTACATCTTCACGCTGCTTTCTGCCATGTACTTTGGCGGGGCGGTAGAAGAGCATGACCATGTGGATGATATGGGACACGGCGACGGAGCCCATCATTAA
- the atpH gene encoding ATP synthase F1 subunit delta translates to MSDIRVASRYAKSLIELAAEKNVLEQVHADMQLFSQVVSQNRDFRLLLQNPIVKSDKKLAILNGVFKGKVNEMTLAFFILIARKNREAILDAVATAFQEQYRVLQGIQSAEVVSAVPLTPALRDELGQKLVAQTGKRIELVERVDPSLIGGFVLRVGDKQIDNSVKNSLRKLKNQFKDNPYINKL, encoded by the coding sequence ATGTCAGATATTAGAGTTGCTTCCAGGTATGCGAAGTCGCTGATTGAGCTGGCTGCGGAGAAAAATGTGCTGGAGCAGGTACACGCAGACATGCAACTGTTCTCGCAGGTAGTTTCCCAGAACCGCGATTTCAGGCTGCTGCTGCAAAACCCGATCGTAAAGTCAGACAAGAAACTGGCGATTTTAAACGGGGTGTTTAAAGGGAAAGTGAACGAGATGACACTCGCTTTCTTTATCCTGATAGCCCGCAAGAACCGGGAGGCTATACTGGATGCCGTGGCGACCGCCTTCCAGGAGCAGTACCGCGTGCTGCAGGGCATTCAAAGCGCCGAGGTAGTTTCTGCCGTGCCGCTCACACCGGCCCTGCGCGATGAGCTTGGCCAGAAACTGGTCGCCCAAACGGGCAAGCGCATCGAGTTGGTAGAGCGCGTAGATCCATCTCTGATCGGAGGATTTGTACTGCGTGTAGGAGATAAACAAATCGACAACTCTGTGAAGAATAGCCTTCGCAAGTTGAAAAATCAATTTAAAGACAACCCATACATTAATAAACTATAA
- a CDS encoding AtpZ/AtpI family protein: MENDPEKEQKPEQRRQDSIKPYVKYSGMAFQMIGALVLAAFAGQWLDDKVGNDKPWFTIGLLLTAVIATMVLTIVSINKK, encoded by the coding sequence ATGGAAAACGATCCGGAGAAAGAGCAGAAGCCTGAGCAGCGCAGGCAGGACAGTATCAAACCATACGTGAAGTACTCGGGCATGGCGTTTCAGATGATCGGGGCGCTGGTGCTGGCCGCCTTTGCCGGGCAGTGGCTGGATGATAAGGTAGGCAACGACAAGCCCTGGTTTACCATCGGGCTGCTGCTGACAGCCGTTATCGCCACCATGGTGCTGACCATCGTATCCATCAACAAAAAATAA
- the porW gene encoding type IX secretion system periplasmic lipoprotein PorW/SprE: MNKKPLHIFFILAGLLLAACSAERNNPLSKTYHNTTARYNGYFLAKEKMRLLEEQLQEQTTYDYSQVLPIFPPLDTATATALAADLEDIKKKASFPIQYHPNSKWVDNSYVLIGQANFYGLNFEEAVRTFKYVNANGKGKDERHEALVWLMRSFIILGEMENAQQVSEYLRKERLNRENARELYLTRAQYHRLQGDTALVIENLALSLPNFDEKDAESRVRYTLGQLYQLTGQNKEADKQYSKVLRNNPPYDLGFFSRLNLGQVTELADHNDIERIEGYYQKLLKDEKNKEYHDKIYYEMARFALRQQHYDKALEYLNQSLRTPGALPNQKAYSYVLAGEIYFEHLNKYEFAAAYYDSAVQVYPQQALQYEAVAERRDILADFARQYTTIQTQDSLQRIAKLPETERMELLQQLAQREEEERIALLAQQQEQTQRQEQNNRRNQGRTTSNRNETFGTSSTGGVWYFDNPTAMATARAEFTRRWGDRPNQDFWRTRTRGETGNTPAVVAQAPESIAEPEAEDNPQERMQAQVEAYLQNLPLTIAALQQSERMVEEALFRLAVIYAQNLQAPQEAIATYEQLLQRFPQTSHAAEAYYSLYLLYGRAGNQEQQQAYYTKIKQQFPNTTYARLLDDKGFMAKTAAENIRVHALYDSAYAHYEAQEYKRAVEQLNIITAQYPFNDIQDKVMFLDAMVAARTEKPEVLRDKLNRFKKEHKGSPLVKQADKLLATYQELEQKNQLRAEAPAPPAPKQKREEQTPEQKVSTEIAQATASAARATPVLPPVATPPTADTALPATTAADTLMQQAAEQPVAAARDSLAEPAADPLAYKAEADSAYYFVLIYPSDAKAFAGIAQKYEKYNGMYYKKEGLTIDTLDFGGGKTMLVSRSFQDPQLATSYNIKQKAPQAPIGRIRGIDFITFVISSANYQKFIQRKDPEVYLTFFKDNY; this comes from the coding sequence TTGAACAAGAAACCGCTGCACATATTTTTTATACTTGCCGGACTGTTGCTGGCGGCATGCTCTGCCGAGCGCAACAACCCGCTCAGCAAGACTTACCACAACACCACCGCCCGCTACAACGGTTATTTCCTAGCGAAGGAGAAAATGCGTCTGCTGGAGGAGCAGCTGCAGGAGCAGACGACCTATGACTATAGCCAGGTGCTTCCCATCTTTCCGCCCCTCGACACCGCCACCGCCACGGCCCTAGCCGCCGACCTGGAAGACATCAAGAAGAAGGCCTCTTTCCCGATACAGTACCATCCCAACAGCAAGTGGGTAGACAATAGCTATGTGTTGATTGGCCAGGCCAACTTCTATGGACTGAATTTCGAGGAGGCCGTGCGCACTTTTAAGTATGTAAACGCCAACGGCAAGGGCAAAGACGAGCGGCACGAAGCGCTGGTGTGGCTGATGCGCTCCTTTATTATATTAGGTGAGATGGAAAATGCGCAGCAGGTATCGGAGTACCTGCGCAAGGAGCGCCTGAACAGGGAAAACGCCCGCGAGCTATACTTGACCCGCGCCCAATACCACCGCCTCCAGGGCGATACGGCCCTGGTGATCGAGAACCTGGCGCTCTCGCTACCCAACTTTGATGAGAAGGATGCGGAATCGCGGGTGCGCTATACATTAGGACAACTCTACCAACTGACGGGCCAGAACAAGGAGGCCGACAAGCAATACAGCAAGGTGCTGCGCAACAACCCGCCTTACGACCTGGGCTTCTTCAGCCGCCTGAACCTGGGGCAGGTAACCGAGCTGGCCGATCACAACGACATAGAGCGCATCGAAGGCTATTACCAGAAGCTCCTGAAAGACGAGAAGAACAAGGAGTACCACGACAAGATATACTATGAGATGGCGCGCTTCGCGCTACGCCAGCAGCACTACGACAAGGCGCTGGAGTACCTAAACCAGTCGTTGCGTACGCCGGGCGCCTTGCCGAACCAGAAAGCCTATAGTTATGTGCTGGCCGGTGAGATTTATTTCGAGCACCTGAACAAGTATGAGTTTGCCGCCGCCTACTACGACAGCGCCGTGCAGGTGTATCCGCAACAGGCCCTACAGTATGAAGCTGTGGCAGAGCGGCGTGATATTCTGGCGGACTTTGCCCGCCAATACACCACCATCCAGACGCAGGATAGCCTGCAGCGCATCGCCAAATTACCGGAAACGGAGCGGATGGAGCTCCTGCAGCAACTGGCGCAACGCGAGGAGGAAGAAAGAATAGCCCTGCTGGCGCAACAGCAGGAGCAGACACAGCGCCAGGAGCAGAACAACCGCCGCAACCAGGGGCGCACCACTTCTAACAGAAATGAAACCTTCGGCACTAGCAGTACAGGCGGTGTATGGTATTTCGACAACCCTACGGCCATGGCCACGGCGCGCGCCGAGTTTACCCGCCGCTGGGGCGACCGGCCCAACCAGGATTTCTGGCGCACCCGTACCCGCGGCGAGACAGGGAACACACCTGCCGTAGTGGCCCAGGCTCCGGAAAGTATAGCCGAACCGGAAGCAGAGGATAACCCACAGGAGCGCATGCAGGCTCAGGTAGAGGCGTACCTGCAGAACCTGCCGCTGACCATCGCCGCGCTGCAGCAGTCCGAGCGGATGGTGGAGGAGGCACTTTTCCGCCTGGCGGTCATCTATGCCCAGAACCTGCAGGCACCACAGGAGGCCATTGCCACCTATGAACAGCTGCTGCAGCGCTTTCCGCAAACCTCCCATGCCGCCGAAGCCTACTATAGTTTATACTTGCTCTATGGCCGCGCCGGCAACCAGGAGCAGCAGCAGGCCTACTATACCAAGATAAAGCAGCAGTTCCCGAACACCACCTACGCCCGCCTGCTGGATGACAAAGGCTTTATGGCCAAAACCGCCGCGGAGAACATCAGGGTGCACGCCCTGTACGACTCGGCCTATGCGCACTACGAAGCGCAGGAGTACAAACGGGCCGTGGAGCAGCTCAACATCATCACGGCGCAGTACCCCTTCAACGATATTCAGGATAAGGTAATGTTCCTGGATGCCATGGTAGCCGCCCGCACCGAGAAGCCGGAGGTGCTGCGCGATAAACTGAACCGCTTTAAGAAAGAACACAAAGGCAGCCCGCTGGTGAAGCAGGCCGACAAGTTGCTGGCCACCTACCAGGAGCTGGAGCAGAAAAACCAGCTTCGTGCGGAGGCTCCTGCCCCGCCGGCGCCCAAACAGAAAAGGGAGGAACAGACGCCGGAGCAAAAAGTTAGCACAGAAATTGCACAGGCTACCGCATCAGCCGCCAGGGCCACGCCTGTCTTACCTCCTGTAGCGACGCCGCCAACCGCAGACACCGCGCTGCCGGCAACAACAGCGGCAGACACGCTGATGCAGCAGGCAGCGGAACAGCCGGTAGCAGCGGCCAGGGATTCCTTAGCAGAGCCTGCAGCCGACCCGCTGGCGTACAAAGCAGAGGCCGACTCAGCATATTATTTCGTGCTGATCTACCCAAGCGATGCCAAGGCATTTGCCGGTATTGCGCAAAAGTATGAGAAGTATAACGGCATGTACTATAAAAAAGAGGGACTGACTATAGATACGCTGGACTTTGGAGGCGGGAAAACCATGTTGGTGTCCCGCTCTTTTCAGGATCCGCAATTGGCCACCTCTTATAACATCAAACAAAAGGCACCGCAGGCGCCGATAGGTAGAATTAGAGGCATAGATTTCATTACCTTTGTTATCTCTTCTGCCAATTACCAGAAATTCATACAGAGGAAAGATCCTGAAGTTTACCTGACCTTCTTCAAAGACAATTATTAA
- the atpE gene encoding ATP synthase F0 subunit C, with translation MLLAILLQAVSEGAGLGIMGAGIGAGLVALGAGLGIGRIGGSAMESIARQPEAGGKIQTAMIISAALIEGVTLFGVVVCLLIAIA, from the coding sequence ATGTTGTTAGCAATTCTGCTTCAAGCTGTTTCTGAAGGTGCTGGTCTTGGTATCATGGGTGCCGGTATCGGTGCAGGTCTAGTTGCCCTTGGCGCTGGTCTTGGTATCGGTCGTATCGGTGGCTCAGCTATGGAATCTATTGCTCGTCAGCCAGAGGCTGGTGGCAAAATCCAGACTGCCATGATCATCTCTGCCGCTCTGATCGAGGGTGTAACCCTGTTCGGCGTGGTAGTGTGTCTTCTGATCGCTATTGCTTAA